TGCCGTCCGGGGTGAGCACGGCGGCTTCGGGATAGCGCAAGTGGGTGGCATCGCAAGCGGTGTCTTCGGAATCCAGACTGGTTTGCCCCACGACGACATCGGGTTCGGCCCCGCCGCTGGTGGGGACCGTGTTGTAAATCAGGACCCGGTTGCCGTCGCTGTCCGCCACCGCCATCTTGCCGCCCGCTATCGAAACCCCTTCCGGGCGGGGCAGCCCACCCGGCTCGTTGCTGGTGAAATCCGGCTGGCCCAGCACGAAATCGGCGGCGGCGGTGTTGACAGTGGGAAAGGTGTGGTAGCCCAGCACCCGGTAATTGTCGGTGTCACTGATGAACAGCGTGCCGGAAGAGCTTACCGCCGGATTGCCATACGGGGTGGCCAGGGAGTCGGCCGCTGGTTTGTCGTAGTCCGTCTCCGCCCCCGTCCCCTTGTTGGGGCCGGTGCCGGTGAAGTCTGCCTGGCCGATAACAGTGGCGGCGGGCTGGAACGTATTGAATTCCAATTTGACCAGCCAGGCCGCCGTTACGGTGGGCAGGGCATTGCCGGCCCGGTCCTTGGCGTCGATGCTCAGATCAACCCCGGAACCGCGCGGCCAGGTGCCGTCGCCGGGCGTCAGGGTCAGCGTTTTGCCGTCGTCGGACCAGGCCAAAGTGCTGCTCGCCTCCAGCGCGCCGCCCAATTGCAGGCTGTCGGTATCCATGGGTTCACTGAACGTCACCACGATGCGGGCTGTCTTATCCAGCACCGGGCCGGTCTGATCGAGTGAAGCCGTGGGCGGCGTGCCATCCCGGGAACCACTGCCCCCTCCGCCTCCCCCGCAAGCGGAAAGGGTGAGGGTCGCGGCCAGGCCCAATGCCGTCAGGCCGCGCGGTGTCATGCTGATGAAGTCCTTGTCGCTCATCGGTCTTCCTTGTGTGGTTTGGCGGATACACTCTTTTTAGGAGTATCACAAAACGGTGGAGGGGCACGAGGTTGGAACCCGTTTTTGAGAGGTTTGTTTTACAAAGGGCGGGCCGCCCCCAAGGGCGCTGAAAGAGGCGGGATTCCG
This sequence is a window from Alloalcanivorax dieselolei B5. Protein-coding genes within it:
- a CDS encoding NHL repeat protein, which translates into the protein MSDKDFISMTPRGLTALGLAATLTLSACGGGGGGSGSRDGTPPTASLDQTGPVLDKTARIVVTFSEPMDTDSLQLGGALEASSTLAWSDDGKTLTLTPGDGTWPRGSGVDLSIDAKDRAGNALPTVTAAWLVKLEFNTFQPAATVIGQADFTGTGPNKGTGAETDYDKPAADSLATPYGNPAVSSSGTLFISDTDNYRVLGYHTFPTVNTAAADFVLGQPDFTSNEPGGLPRPEGVSIAGGKMAVADSDGNRVLIYNTVPTSGGAEPDVVVGQTSLDSEDTACDATHLRYPEAAVLTPDGKLVVADSSHNRVLIWNALPTTHGQPADLVLGQPDFTRCAPDEGSQDGSVVHSARALDFPTGLWTDGHRLALADNDNNRVLIWNTFPTSHFQPADIVLGQADFTSVTGSAENLDTPYGIDSNGEQLAVTDSRNHRVLIWNSFPTNNFQQADIVLGQSDLTHNQSNDDDQNGEDDGAASARVLNFPTGVYFYRDKLMVPEAGNHRVLIFQSL